Sequence from the Methanosarcina siciliae T4/M genome:
TTTAAGTTCCGCTGCAGAGCAGTGGGGGCAGCCTATAGTAATCAGTTCGGGTTCTTTACCGGCCCTTCCTCTGCTCTCGTAAACTTCATCAAGCTGGCTTCTCTCGATAATTATCTTTTCTTCGGGCTCTTCAAAACCCAGCCTGCAGGCTTCGGGGGTCACTCCTTCAACATGATAAAGCGCCACTGCACCGGATGCCGCCATTGCAGCTCCAAGGGCTTTAAGTTCGTCTTTTTCCGGTGTATTCTTCAAACGGAAAATAGGTACCCTGCTTCCAATGATTTTGCCTGCCACGTAACCAAGTGCTCCGTAATCCGATTCTTTAAGCGGGAACTCCACCCCTATAGAGACTTCAGGAACACGGTTTTTCTCAAGATGGAACCCATAGTTTGCAGTTTTTCCAAGGAGCGCTGCCGAAAGAGCTGATGGTCCTCCTTCCCTGTTCGTCCGGGCCCCTATTACGGAGTTTGCGTAGGAGATGGCTGACGATTCGCTCCATGCCAGATGGTCGCCGTAGCCCACGGAAAAGCCCTCGAGGGTATAGGGAGTGCAGGTACATTCACAGCGGATGCCGAGCTTTTTATAAGCCTGAACAATTGCCTTCTGCTTTTCTGCAAATTCGGGGGAGATCTTCAACCTTTCCCAGTCTTCAAGGTCCATCCCGGCCGGGTTCAGGATTGCGGGAACCTTTACCTGTCCCTCCAGGTCCGAGATCCATTCAAGTCCGGCATCACCTATGGTTTTATAAGAAACTCCTGCAATCTGGGCGCTTTTGATAGGGATTAGCCCGTCTGCTCCGTAGATGTCTCCGAGAGCCACAAGGATTTCAATTGCCTGCCTGAGAGTCTCTCCTGCCTCTCCGTTCAGGATTTGTTCTTCTTCTTTTGTAAGATACATGAAAATTCACTCTTTAGTTGCCAGGTAGTAAACAGGGATGTAATATATTGAAGCAAAGATATATTGAGGCAGAATAATTATTGATGTACAAACTATTAAAACAAATACGGAACACTGAAGTGAGTATAAAATCCTAAAGCAAGGTAAGGGTATTCCATATCCCCTGTTTGCAGTCCCTTTAAGTTTGTCTGCCCTTTAAAAGTTCCGTATTTTAAAAGTTTCATCTCAGTTATTTTTCAGGAATCACTGCCCTTTCGAAGTTTTCTTTTTCAATAAGGACTTTTGTAGCATCGATTCCCACTTTCGTGGTTGTCCCGTCAGGAGCTCCTCTCGGGTCAAGGGAGCTGCCGCGGACATTGGGAATAATGAGGATATCCATATCCCCTTTCACCCTTGTAGCAACTGCGAACTCGACATCGGCAGGGTCAAAGATATTTATGTCCTCATCCACGATCACCACATGCTTCAGGCTCGTATGGGCTGCAAAGGCTGCCATAATTGCATTTTTCGCATCTCCTTCGGTCTGCTTTTCGATCTGCACGACTGCATGGAGGTAACAGCATCCTCCTTCTGTTAAGACCACGTTTTTAACGGTCGTAACTTCCCCTACAGCCCTGTATATCCTGGGCTCATAAGGAACTCCCATCATCAGGAGGTGCTCGGGGCCGGCCGGCAGAATTCCGTGGTAGATCGGGTCTTTTCTGTGGATAACACGGGTAATGCGGATCACAGGTTCTTTCCTTACAACATCGTATGTTCCCGTAATGTCCACAAACGGTCCTTCATCAACTTTTTCCACAGGGTCAACGTACCCTTCGAGCACAATTTCGGAGTGAGGGACTTTTACCCCGTTTGAACACTCAAAAAGTTCTACAGGAGCTCCCCTCAGGGCAGCTGCGTATTCAAATTCTTTTCCTACGGGCACTCTTGTAGTGGTTGCGTAAGTAATCGTGGGGTCGCAGCCGATAACAATTGCAACGGGCAGAGGTTCGCCTTTTTCTGCAGCCTTTTTATGCAGGAGGTATGTATGCCTCGGAGGGACGAGGCGAGCTGCGAGTTTTTCTTTCCCCACAAGCATAAGGCGGTGGATGGAAGCATTAATGGTACCTCCATATTCGGAAACTACAATCCCTGCAGTTATGTATGGAGCGCCGTCTTTTTCAAAATGGGTAAGGATAGGCAGTTTTGTGAGGTCAACCTCATTTTCTATGACCTCAAGAGTAGGAGATTCCGAAACTATCCGGATTTCTCCTCCAGGGGATACTTTCGAAAGCTTCTTTATTATTTCTTCTTTGGGGACTCCGAGCATGGACGCAAGCTCGTCCCTGGAGCCAAGCAGGTTCATGATGACCTTTGAACCCGAAATGTCGTGGAAAAGGATAGGAGCTTTTGTTTTTTTTGCGATCCTTGAAGCTTCGAATCTCGGGGAAACGGGCTGCGGAACTTCTACCAGTTTTCCGTTTTCTCTTAACTGGCCTATAAAACTTCTATAAGTCATGGGTATCTGGATACCAAAAAGCTGTCAGATGATAAAAAGATTATCTGATCCAAGGATTATCTGATCCCGGGACTTAACAGCTTCATTTCCTGTTAACCGATAATCAGTGTCTTTTCGATTTAAAATGTAATGAAAGAGGGGTTCAGTTCTTGAAACACCCTATCCTCTTGAAAATTGTCTATTCTTAAAAATTTGTTTGTTAACCTGTCCTGCAGGTTTCGGGCAGAGCCAGGTTTTTTAGGTTTCAACATTCGTCGAGCATGAAGGCCCTGGGCCTTATGATCTTTTTTCTATCATACTGGTCAAAGCAATGGGCTATCCAGCCTGAGATCCTCCCGATTGCAAAAATCGAGGTTGCAAGCTGCGGAGGAATTTCCATATATTTGTAGATGACTCCGGAATAGAAATCAACGTTCGGATAAATCGGTTTTCCTCTCTTTTCCACAAGCTCGCGGATAACAACATTTTCGATTGCTTCGGCGGTTGCGTACCAGTGCATGTCCCCTCTGGATTCGGCCAGTTTCTTTGCGAGTTGTTTGAATATTGCGCCCCTTGGGTCATAAGTCTTGTAAACTCTGTGCCCGAAACCCATTATTTTTTCTTTCTGCGCGATTTTTCCAAGGACAAATTTCTCAGCATTTTCGGGGCTTGCAACTTCGTTGAGCATGGTCATAACCTCTGCCCTTGCCCCTCCGTGAAGGGGACCTTTAAGGGTACAGAGCCCTGAAACAACTGCAGAGTAGAGGTCGGACATGGTTGAAGCTGTAACTCTGGAGGAGAAGGTGGATGCATTCAGCTCATGCTCGGCACTGAGAATAAAGTCTTTTTCCATGACTTCGGCATCCAGGGGGTCTGGCTTGCTGCCTTTTATCATGTGCAGGAAATTGGCTCCGTGGGAAAGGGAAGGGTCCGGAGGTAAAGGTTCCTTTCCATTTGCCATTCTATAATAAGTAGCAACAATGGTCGGGACTATAGCAATTAACCTTATGGCTTTTCTCATGTTTCCTTCGGGGGAACTGTCATTCAGGTCGGGGTCGAATTGTGATATGAAACAAATAACTGTACGCAGTGCTTCCATAGCATCAATATTGAAATTGCACATGCGGATGATGTCCAGAACCTCCCTGTTGATTCCACGTTCCGCATGCAGGCGGGCCGAGTACTCGGCAAGTTCCTGTTCTCCGGGGAGCTCACCCCGGATTAGCAGATAGGAAACTGCATCGTAAGGAAGTTCAACCAGTTCTTTGATGTCTACTTCCCTGTATTTCAGAACACCCTCCAGCCCGTCGATGAAACATATATTTTTACTCATTTTCTACCTCACAGTTATGCCTAGAGGATTTTCAAAAAATTTTGAAATTGGGGAATCCTCTGATTATAAGTGAAAGATTTCGCACGAGGACCTTTTTGGGCCCAAAAATAGGATCACAATGCAATTGTATTATCATCGAATAAGTATATTAAATTTGTTGAAATTGTACCTTTAAATCATTTTAAATATATTTACTGAAGTTCAAATTCCTGCCATCTGGGTCTCTCCCCATATCTTAAATGTAAATTCAAATATTCTTTGTAATGTGTTTAGCTTCAAGATACCTATTTAACTAAAATAACCGAGTCTCCAGGATCAAATAAAAAAGGTTCCGGAAAAAAGAAGAAACCTTAACAAGGCTTGCGGAACCTCTCTAAAAATTCTTGTCTGCAATACTGGCATACTCAACCCGTTATTTTTTCTTCACCGAATCCCGCAGGAACTTATGCAATATCCCGCCGTTCCTGTAATACCCTATCTCCACGGCAGAGTCCAGTCTCAATGTTACTCTGAACTCTATTTCTTCCCCTTCATCGTCCTTTGCCCTTACGGTAAGCTCTCCATGGGGCTCCATCTGCTCAATGCCAAAGATATCGTAGCTTTCCTTTCCAGTGAGCCCGAGGGTATCTGCGTTTTCTCCTGGCTTAAACTGCAGGGGCAGGACTCCCATACCCACAAGGTTGCTCCTGTGGATGCGCTCAAAGGACTCGGCAATAACCGCCTTTACTCCAAGGAGGAATGTACCTTTTGCTGCCCAGTCGCGGGAGCTGCCTGTCCCGTACTCTTTTCCTGCGAGTACAATCAGGGGTACATCGTTTTCCGCATAAAGCAGAGAGGCATCATAGATCGGAATTCCCTCGCAGGCTTCAGGCGGGAAGTCTTCTCCTCTGAGGTGGGAGACAGTCCAGCCTCCCTCCCTGCTTACAAGCCTGTTCCTGAGCCGGATGTTCGCAAAAGTCCCGCGCATCATTACCTCATGGTTACCCCGGCGTGAACCGTAGGAATTGAAGTCTTTCCGGTCCACACCCCAGGATATCAGGTATCTGCCTGCCGGGCTGTCTGTCGGGATATCTCCGGCAGGGGAGATGTGGTCTGTGGTAATGCTGTCTCCGAAAAGGGCAAGGACCCTGGCATTCTGTATATCTCCGGGCAGAGGCAGGGTATGCAGGAAATCCACAAAGTAGGGCGGTTCCTGAATATAAGTGGAGGTAGGGCTCCAGTCATAAAGGGTGCCCTCAGGCACATCCAGCTCTTTCCAGAGTTTTGCCCCTTCCAGAACTCCTGAGTATTCTTTTTTGAACATTTCAGGTTTAACGCTGTTCTTTTCAGCTTCCCTTATCTCTTCATTTCCGGGCCAGATGTCCCTGAGGTAAACAGGGATCCCGTTAGGGTCATAGGCAAGGGGTTCGGTTTCAAGGTTTATGTTTACCGTTCCCGCGATAGCATATGCAACGACAAGCGGTGGGGAGGCGAGGTAGTTTGCTTTTACATGGGGATTGATCCTGCCCTCGAAGTTCCTGTTCCCGCTGAGTACGGCTGCAACCGTAAGGTCCTTCTCTTCAATTTCCTTTGCAACATGTTCGGGCAGAGGGCCGCTGTTCCCTATACAGGTAGTACAGCCGTACCCTACCTGGTGGAAACCGAGGGCTTCAAGATAGGGAAGAAGACCTGCGGCTCCAAGGTACTCGGTAGCCACTCTTGAGCCCGGAGACAGGCTTGTCTTCACAAAAGGTTTAACCCTCAGACCCCTTTCAACTGCCTTTTTTGCGACCAGCCCGGCCCCGATCAGGACCGAGGGGTTGGAGGTATTGGTACAGGAAGTGATGGCCGCGATAACAACGGACCCGTGCGTGACCCTGAAGCCTTTCTCATGGGGTTCAACCTGTTTTACCTCTTCTATTTCGGCTTCTTCTACCGGGGCTCCTCCTTCCCCCAACCAGCGCTGATAAGCCGGGTCTCTTGCAAGCTTAGCGCCTCCTTCCTTCTTTCTTATAAATGTCTGCCTCATTGTTTCACGGAAATTTTCCGGGACCTCATTCAGGAAGAGCTGGTCCTGCGGGCGTTTCGGACCTGCAAGACAGGGTTTTACAGTCCCCATATCAAGTTCGAGATTGCTGCTGAAAAGAGGCTCGGGTTTGTGGATCGAGTAAAGCAGGTCCTGGGCTTCCAGATACTTTTTAACAAGTTCGACCTGCTCGTCGCTCCTGCCCGTTCTCTTCAGGTAGTTTAAAGTCTCCGTGTCAGGCGGGAAAATCCCGAGGGTGGCTCCGTATTCGGGAGCCATGTTTGAAATCGTTGCCCTGTCCGGGAGGCTTAAGGAATTCAGGCCGGGCCCGTAGAACTCGACAAACTTGCCGACTACCCCGTGTTTTCTTAACATTTTGGTGATCGTAAGGACAAGGTCCGTCGCAGTAACTCCGGGTGCCGGTTTCCCGTAGAGTTTGAAGCCCACTACCTCAGGAACAGGCATATAGTAAGGCTGTCCGAGCATTACGGCTTCGGCTTCTATACCGCCGACACCCCATCCGAGCACTCCTATCCCGTTGATCATTGTGGTATGGGAGTCAGTCCCTACAAGGGTGTCAGGGAATGCAAATAATTCGCCTTCCTTCTCTTTCAGGTGCACGAGTGGGGTTAGGTACTCGAGGTTAACCTGGTGGATGATCCCTCTTCCGGGGGGTACGACCCTGAAGTTGTCAAAGGCGTTCTGTGCCCAGCGGAGGACAGTATAACGCTCCCTGTTGCGTTCAAACTCCTTTTTCTCGTTTTCCTCAAGGGCGTATGCTGTCCCGTAAGAATCGACCTGAACCGAGTGGTCAATTACCAGGTCGGCAGGGATTACAGGGTTGATTTTGGCAGGGTCTCCTCCAAGGCGCTCCATTGCCGAGCGGAGGGCTGCAAGGTCGACTACCGCAGGCACACCTGTGAAGTCCTGCATAATTACCCTTGAAGGAATAAACGGAATGTCCCTATCACTTATGTTTTCAGGACTCCAGCGGGCAAGGGCTTCCACATCCTCTGCAGCCATCAGGTGCTTTTCAGTATCCGCATGCCGGAGCAGGGATTCCAGCAGGATCCTTATAGAGTAGGGAAGCAGGGAAATCCCTTCAAAGCCCTTTTCTTCCAGTTTGCTCAGTCTGTAAATCGTAGCTTTTCCGGCAGTTGTTTCGATGCTATCTCTTACCCCAAAGGGGTCCGGACCTTCTCTCATTGTACTTTTTACCTCCAGCAAAAATATGAAGTATAGATAAGTAATGGATTAAAGATATCGTGACTAATTCACTCATTAAATCTTTATCTTATGAAACTTCCTCCCTTTTATCCCTGAGACTATTTTATTCCTTCGGGCTTTTTATCTCCATTTTTTTGCAGGCAGGAAGTTTATCCCTCCTCTCTTCGACTGATTCTCTGTCCTCTACATTTTCCTGGAAATTAAACTAATTTATTTATATGCCACTTTTGATTATATGCTATTGAATATTATACGATGCACCATATAATTACTATTGGCTTCTCGATCCCCCACCCCTATCCGTCAAGTTCCGGGATATGAAGTTCAGAGGCCGGGAAATAGTTTCAGGGACCCAGAGTTTTCTGAATCTCTGATGGAAGGATAAATTGTCCGAAAAAGAGTACAGGGCTTCATAGAATTATAAATCAAAAAGAAGGAAAATCAATCGAAAAAAGGAAATGAGCCTTTTATAGAGACATAAACCAAAAAAAAGGAAGGGGGGCAGCTTATTCTTCTATAGCCCCTATTGTGACGGAATATTCAAAGTTTTCAGTGTTTTTGGGCAGGATTGAAAGCGTCCAGTCGCCTACAGCTCCCGGAACCGAATAGGTCTCCACGAAGGTTGTGGTCCCTCCCTGGTAGCTTCCCTGGTTGGAAGTTCCCGTGCTGCCTGCAATTCTTGCGGAGACATATGAAAGATAGGGTTGCGGGTATGTATCGTCTACTATGTTTACCGAGCCGCTGTATTTCGTGCTTACGAGAGCGGGTGTTACCTCGTTTCCAGAGGGGTCTTTCAGGCTTACCTCGAAAGAGGGAGTAAGGTCCCGATTTCCTCCTGCTGTGTAGATGCCGTATCCATACTGGTAGGCGCTGACCTCTATGCTGATAGTCCCGTTGGTCCCGGCTTTAAAGGTGGTCTCGTAAGGCTCTTCAGGGATAGGCAGAATACGGAAATTCAGCGAAACTTTCCCTGCGTAGTCTCTGATTCCCGGATCATCGATGTTGAGGTCAAGGCTTCCGGCGTAACTTCCCTTTGCATCGGCCGGAACCTTAAGGGTAAGCTTTACGATGTCAGTTTCTCCTGCTTTTACTTTATCCGGAGCATCGACATTTATCGCATCATTTTCGAAGGCATACGTTTCTCCTCCGTAAGGGGAGATGCTATCGTAATAGATAATATTGCCTTCCTCTGTAAGCTCGGGGGAGATTGCAATATCCTTATTGCCCGTGTTCCGGAGTTTTATCTCATAAGTGTAGGTTTCTCCCGCTTTTATAAGGTCATTGACGTAAGGCGTAAGGATCTGGACTGCGGGAGGGGTCCAAACCTGCAGGTTAAGCTGCATTGTGCCCGGGAAGTTCGGATAATACCCTGCTACATCTCCTTCAGGTACATTTTCCGTAAAGGAGATGAGGGCAGCATAGTTCCCGAGGTCCGCATCTTCAGGTATGTTTACTTCGATCTCGAACTCCTCTTTTTCTCCCGGATCCAGGTCCTTTGCGGAGGGGCTGATGCTGACCCAGCTTTCATCCATGAAGTTTTCAGTATAAGGGATGATTACGAGCCTGGGGTCCAGTGCAATGGTTTTATTTTCTTTGTTTTCAACAGTTACGGTAAAGTTATTACTGTCTCCGGGGTTCAGTTCAAGATACTGGTAGGCCGGATCTACACTGATTTTTTCAAACTCGGGATAAAAGTCTTCAGCATAACTCGCGGATACAACCCCAGAACCGGCTACCATTTTTGTCTCTATAATTCCAATCTCTGCAGGCTCCGTAGCCACGGCTCTGTTCTCTGTCCCTGCACAGGCAATCGAGAGAACGGATACGAGAAGGAGTCCGCATATGGCCATCTTCAATGTCTTTATGTTCTGTATACTCATGCTTTTAACCTCACCTGATACTCACTAGGGTATGGAACTTATAAAATAATTACTTAAACTACGAATCAATCTGAAGTTATTTTTTAAAAATAAGGATTTTAAGCGCTTTTTAACACATGTAAATTTATTTTAGCTGCTTATTCAA
This genomic interval carries:
- a CDS encoding aconitase X: MYLTKEEEQILNGEAGETLRQAIEILVALGDIYGADGLIPIKSAQIAGVSYKTIGDAGLEWISDLEGQVKVPAILNPAGMDLEDWERLKISPEFAEKQKAIVQAYKKLGIRCECTCTPYTLEGFSVGYGDHLAWSESSAISYANSVIGARTNREGGPSALSAALLGKTANYGFHLEKNRVPEVSIGVEFPLKESDYGALGYVAGKIIGSRVPIFRLKNTPEKDELKALGAAMAASGAVALYHVEGVTPEACRLGFEEPEEKIIIERSQLDEVYESRGRAGKEPELITIGCPHCSAAELKKAAELLKGKTVSKETWIFTSRELANRYPEHIRTIEESGAKVVCDTCMVVSPATNSYSCVMVNSGKAFAYVPGMCGTESVYGNMEACVEEATGRKGKKAGGSY
- a CDS encoding UbiD family decarboxylase, coding for MTYRSFIGQLRENGKLVEVPQPVSPRFEASRIAKKTKAPILFHDISGSKVIMNLLGSRDELASMLGVPKEEIIKKLSKVSPGGEIRIVSESPTLEVIENEVDLTKLPILTHFEKDGAPYITAGIVVSEYGGTINASIHRLMLVGKEKLAARLVPPRHTYLLHKKAAEKGEPLPVAIVIGCDPTITYATTTRVPVGKEFEYAAALRGAPVELFECSNGVKVPHSEIVLEGYVDPVEKVDEGPFVDITGTYDVVRKEPVIRITRVIHRKDPIYHGILPAGPEHLLMMGVPYEPRIYRAVGEVTTVKNVVLTEGGCCYLHAVVQIEKQTEGDAKNAIMAAFAAHTSLKHVVIVDEDINIFDPADVEFAVATRVKGDMDILIIPNVRGSSLDPRGAPDGTTTKVGIDATKVLIEKENFERAVIPEK
- a CDS encoding COG1470 family protein, which produces MSIQNIKTLKMAICGLLLVSVLSIACAGTENRAVATEPAEIGIIETKMVAGSGVVSASYAEDFYPEFEKISVDPAYQYLELNPGDSNNFTVTVENKENKTIALDPRLVIIPYTENFMDESWVSISPSAKDLDPGEKEEFEIEVNIPEDADLGNYAALISFTENVPEGDVAGYYPNFPGTMQLNLQVWTPPAVQILTPYVNDLIKAGETYTYEIKLRNTGNKDIAISPELTEEGNIIYYDSISPYGGETYAFENDAINVDAPDKVKAGETDIVKLTLKVPADAKGSYAGSLDLNIDDPGIRDYAGKVSLNFRILPIPEEPYETTFKAGTNGTISIEVSAYQYGYGIYTAGGNRDLTPSFEVSLKDPSGNEVTPALVSTKYSGSVNIVDDTYPQPYLSYVSARIAGSTGTSNQGSYQGGTTTFVETYSVPGAVGDWTLSILPKNTENFEYSVTIGAIEE
- the acnA gene encoding aconitate hydratase AcnA, which produces MREGPDPFGVRDSIETTAGKATIYRLSKLEEKGFEGISLLPYSIRILLESLLRHADTEKHLMAAEDVEALARWSPENISDRDIPFIPSRVIMQDFTGVPAVVDLAALRSAMERLGGDPAKINPVIPADLVIDHSVQVDSYGTAYALEENEKKEFERNRERYTVLRWAQNAFDNFRVVPPGRGIIHQVNLEYLTPLVHLKEKEGELFAFPDTLVGTDSHTTMINGIGVLGWGVGGIEAEAVMLGQPYYMPVPEVVGFKLYGKPAPGVTATDLVLTITKMLRKHGVVGKFVEFYGPGLNSLSLPDRATISNMAPEYGATLGIFPPDTETLNYLKRTGRSDEQVELVKKYLEAQDLLYSIHKPEPLFSSNLELDMGTVKPCLAGPKRPQDQLFLNEVPENFRETMRQTFIRKKEGGAKLARDPAYQRWLGEGGAPVEEAEIEEVKQVEPHEKGFRVTHGSVVIAAITSCTNTSNPSVLIGAGLVAKKAVERGLRVKPFVKTSLSPGSRVATEYLGAAGLLPYLEALGFHQVGYGCTTCIGNSGPLPEHVAKEIEEKDLTVAAVLSGNRNFEGRINPHVKANYLASPPLVVAYAIAGTVNINLETEPLAYDPNGIPVYLRDIWPGNEEIREAEKNSVKPEMFKKEYSGVLEGAKLWKELDVPEGTLYDWSPTSTYIQEPPYFVDFLHTLPLPGDIQNARVLALFGDSITTDHISPAGDIPTDSPAGRYLISWGVDRKDFNSYGSRRGNHEVMMRGTFANIRLRNRLVSREGGWTVSHLRGEDFPPEACEGIPIYDASLLYAENDVPLIVLAGKEYGTGSSRDWAAKGTFLLGVKAVIAESFERIHRSNLVGMGVLPLQFKPGENADTLGLTGKESYDIFGIEQMEPHGELTVRAKDDEGEEIEFRVTLRLDSAVEIGYYRNGGILHKFLRDSVKKK
- a CDS encoding citrate/2-methylcitrate synthase, whose product is MSKNICFIDGLEGVLKYREVDIKELVELPYDAVSYLLIRGELPGEQELAEYSARLHAERGINREVLDIIRMCNFNIDAMEALRTVICFISQFDPDLNDSSPEGNMRKAIRLIAIVPTIVATYYRMANGKEPLPPDPSLSHGANFLHMIKGSKPDPLDAEVMEKDFILSAEHELNASTFSSRVTASTMSDLYSAVVSGLCTLKGPLHGGARAEVMTMLNEVASPENAEKFVLGKIAQKEKIMGFGHRVYKTYDPRGAIFKQLAKKLAESRGDMHWYATAEAIENVVIRELVEKRGKPIYPNVDFYSGVIYKYMEIPPQLATSIFAIGRISGWIAHCFDQYDRKKIIRPRAFMLDEC